The Methanobacterium alcaliphilum genome contains the following window.
ACCAATACCAAAAACTCCTACGGTGCTTATAGTCATTGCATCATTTAAATGGGCGTGCTTTATTATATCAGAAGTAATTTTTAGTGTATCGCCACCAGCAATTTCTATGCAGACCACATCTCCCTTGACTAAATTTATATTTTCACGGGTTATATCTTCGGGTATGGCCACGATTTCTTTGCTAAATCCTTCTCCAACCAACCTTTTCAGGAAATCAACTTTATATTCCCCTATTTTTCCACCATACATTCGGAATATTAAGTCATCAATAGAAATTTTTTGGGCATCTATTGCATAGACTAATTCTGGCCCACCTCTATGGGCTTGCAATAGATTTAAAGATGTTCTAAGTCCTAATCGGCCTAAGCCCACCAATGAAACTTTTCCTTTTGGGATTTTCTTATTTTCCATTTCATTAATTTGATTCATGTTTTCACCTTTCTTTTTATTATTCTTAATTTTTATAATCTCATATAACAATTGTTATTTTTTAGTTTAATGGATTTTTGTAATTTCAACTTCCATAAAAGCAATTTGGTGGGCATCAAAAACAAGGGAAAACATTTGAGCGAAGTTTATTGTAAAATGTTTGAGATGCCCTATTTTAAAAATTGCAGTATTAAATCTACTGGATTGGACATAATCCGTAGATAATGATTGTTATAGTATAATACCTATAAATACTTTTCTATAAAAAAGTATTACATAATGCTTTATTTCACTTTAATTTGTATTAATTTGATTAAAAAATGATTATGGGGCTAATTTGGTTGTTTAAATCTATAATATTTTTTAATTTTAGGGGCATAGCCTAATGCTATCAGTTAACTATCGTGAATGAGTGTTCCAAGGTAGATCGCTATCAAATATTTGAACTTCAACTCCACTATCAGAAATAACTTCACCTAAGCGGTAAAGCCCCGGTATTTCTGTAGCGTGATGAGTGGCATCAATTAATTTAATACCTAAATTTTTGGCAAGAATTGCCCCGGGATGTGTGAGATCACCTGATAAATATAAGTCAACTCCTTTTCCATAGGATAAGTTAATAAAATAAGGATTTAAACCAAAACCAGACACTAATGCAATATCGTTGATCAAGGTGTTTTCATCATTAACCACCCTCAGATAATCTAAATCTAACTTTTTTTGCACGAGATCCATGAATTCTTCTAGATAAACAGGGCCGTTATTCAAATTACCCAAACGTCCCAATCCAGTTGCATGGTCTAAAACACCACTTGTAGTTATATTTAAAGTATCAGCCAGAGCATCACATGCTCCTCCCGGTACAATATCCCAGTTGGAATGGATGATATACACAGGGTATTCTAATTTAATATTATCTGGTGGGGGGTGGTGCAGCACCATCAGATCGAAATCATTGTAATTTAGAATTTTTTGTTTTTTTAATTCTTCCAAATTTTTCAAGGGTAAGTAATCCATTAAAACCAGGACTTTTTCAATATTTTCTTCTAAAATCGATTTGCTACCAAAAAAACCAATTTTATCCTCATTTAAAGCTATATTTGGAGGGATCTTTTTTTCAATACTTTGAAATAACTTAGAAGTTTTCATAAGAATATCGCCAGGGAATTATTATTCTACCAAAATTTTTGAATAAATTTTTTTAAGATTTTTTTCTATAATGGAATCGGGGTCAATTTTACCCAGGGATGAAACTACAATGGCTGGTCTCTGGATTGTTTTTAGAAACTTTGCTGTGTCTTTTTCCTGGAAGAGAATTCTCTCATAAAAATCAAGTGAAGAAACAGAATAGAGTACGCCCTCCTTATGGAGCACTTCATGCATGGAATTTTTCATAACTTCCACAGCAAGACTCATAGTCCCGGAAGTCTTTGTATTCAATCCTTCAGTAAAAATTTGACCTATAAAAGGAGCATTAAAATATTCAAGGCGATTCTTAGTTGCATCGATTTTTTTAATCATTTCATCACTACCATCAGAGGTTGGGTTTTCTGCTAAGAATACTTCTGGAGCTTTCAGATGATTCATTTCTTCTGAAGATAACCCTCCTAGGCCCGTGGTATCAACAATTAGATCAAAAGTCTGCTGTATGTTAAGCTCATATATGCTGTTTTTAAAGGTTACAGACGAATCAAGGAAAGATTTAACCTGGGGGTGGATGTCCACCACAGTCACATGTCCTCTCTTAACAAGATCGTTTGCAATCTTTGCCCCGGTGAGGTAGGTACCCACAATCAAAGTATGGGACGGTTGAATATTATTTGCACTCAGGTACTTCAAAACGGCATTTTTTTTGTAATCCGCAATGGTATTTATTATATCTTCCACTGTGGTTTTAGAAAAAATAGTTTTAACTGTGGAAGTGATGCCGGGTTCAATCTGGTCTGATTTAGGGGTTTTCTTGTTTTTCATACAATTTTCCGGGTAATATTTATTCTTTTGAAAAACCAATTCTCTCCAGTGCAGCTGTGATTTCATCTCTAACTGCATCTTGCACAGATTTTCCATGGATTACATGGGCCGGAGATATGGTGGCTGATAGTAAACGACCTTTATTATCTATTATTACTAACATTGACCCGGATCCAGGAACCCCTAGGCGCCCTCGAGCTATAACTAGGTCTGCAGAAGAAATATCTAAAGCCATAATTGCTTTACTTAGGGCAGGCATCCGTGTAAGGTCGCATGAGTTTGTGTGGAATTCTAAGTGCTCTGCTTTTTTCAGTTCAAAATCTTTTAGAACCTGATTAACCACGTCTATTTTTGCTTTATTCCAGTTGGGCACAATTATTCGCTTTGCATTTTTAATATATGCCTTAATTTTTTTAACTTCTGCAAAACTGTCTCCCCTGCGAGTTCCGTCAACTGATTCTTGATAAGCATTTTTAATAGATTTTTCCAGATTCACTTAATCACCAATAAAATTATTATTAATCAGTATATTTGGGGAACTTTATTTTTATAGTGATTAGAATTTTGAGGTTCATTTAGTTGAGCTTTTAAACCCATTTCATCTAAAACCTCTAAAACATCTTTTAAATTTCCAAAAACAGGAGAACCTACTCCTTTCACTTCGTGAGGATAAGAATCTGGAATAACTGTTGCTAAATTATCTGCTCCGGCCATAAGAGAGAACTGGACATTCTTGGGACCGATAGTAGGAGTGGGCACAGTTATTCTAATCGGTGGGAACAAAATTCGAGTTATGGCAATGGTTTTCAACTGTTCTTCTAATGAGCATTTGGGATGATTTTCCATGGGAGTGCCTTTATATGGGTTAAAACCCATTATTGGAATTTCTCCAAGAGTTTCAAATCTTTTTAAAAAATTTAAATGATTTATGCGGTCTTGATATGACTCACCTAGCCCTATTAAAAGGCCTGAAGAAAGTTCTACTCCCTCATCCGAAACCATTTGGCATATTTCTATGCGTTGATCTAATGTTTCGCCAGGTTTTAAGTCATTAAAAATTTCTTCATTAACAGTTTCTAAATTACAACAAATAGTATCTGTTTCATAATATGCTAATTGTTCTATGGCAGATTTAGTTAAATCTGAACCTACATTAACTAGTAATTCCAGTGAAGTATTTTCTTTAACAATTTGGGCGGCTTTAACAGCATGTTTGCCCTTAAAACCATGGGCACCTGAACAGCTTACTCGGGGTATTCCCGATTTTTCGATATTTAAAACAGCATCTAATATTTCCTGATCTTGTTTGAAAAATGAATGAAAATATCCTTCTTTGGATGTTCCTGCAGCAAAACCACAGTATTTACATTTAGGACTAACCTGGCACTTATTAGTCATATGGACAGTAGAAGTTAGTTTAATGGGCCGGTTATTTTTATTTCTGATTTTTACTGCGGTTTTCAGCATTTTTATGAAATCAACATAGTTATCAATTTGAAATAAAGCTAATATTTCATTGTTTTCCAGTGATTTCCCACTTAATGCTTTTTTTAATATTTCATTTATCAATTTAACACCATGTCGTTTAATGCGTATCAGAATTATTTAATTATAGTATATCTTTTTTAAAATATTTTTTTAACTATTGAATAGTCCCAATATAATATTTATACATTAATTTTTATTACAAAAAAGAAATAAAAAAAAGTATTTTATTATTTAGTTCTTTTTTCTAAAGATTCTAAGATGGTTGGTAGAATTTCTCCAGTAGCTCCGAAGTTCATGGAATCAGCAGTTCCCAGTAATGCGCCTGGTTCTAAACTTTCTTCCATTTTATCAATACCTACTTTGTTCATTAGAGCAGTAACTTGTTCTAATGATTCTTTGGCCATCATTTGAGCAAATCCTGCTGGAGCACCTAAAACATTCATTACAGAGTCACGGTATCCTAAAATACCAGCGTAAGTAATTGCAGTTAGGGCAGAGCACATGTCACAAACAGGTCCTAATAGTTCGGCTGGTAGTGTGTAAGCATTTCCTCTGGCAGTTGCACCTAGTTCCATTAATTTATTAATGGAATCATTGTTGGCAAATCCTTCAGCAATGTATACTTGACCTTTCATTTCAGGTACTGCACCAGGGTGGTAAGATGATACATTAACTTTAGGGGCAACATTCATTTCAGGGCTGCTTAAATCATCAAATATTTTTTGGAACATGGTGGTGGGTACGGTACATGCATGGGTTAATATTGCGCCTTCTTTTATACTATCAGCGAATTTTTCTATGATTCCCATCTGCATGTCGCCTTTTGGTAACCAAGTCATAATCCAATCTGCATCAGCTACAGCTTCAACATCATTAGATGTTACCTCAAAACCAAGGTCTTCCGGATCAGTAAAGTGTATTGCTCCTTTAGGTGGTTTTGGTAAGTCTTTAGCAACTTCATTAACTTTTGCTCTAATATCGGGCATTACTTTTTCTGGATCTTCTTTGTGAGCTTCGATTACATCTTCATAGGCAAAATCATCAATTACGGTAATTCCATGATCGAAAATTGGATCTGCAATTACGATATCCTTTATTCCACATAATTCCATTAACTCTGCACCCATGGTTATGGTGGAGTGGGTCATGGCGATTTCTGGTTTTCCAACTGATTCAGCTACTTCACATGCTCGTGAAAAATTAGTAATTCCACTAGCAGCGTGAGTTCTGTAACATCCTGCTCCTAATATTGCAACTTTCATACTAAAACACCTTTTTCATATCAATTATTCATACTACTTTAATAATAAGTAGTACTTATAAATAGGTGGATTTCTATATAAATTTTTTGGTTAGAAATTCTTTCAAAAACTTCTTATAATACTAATCGCCATCTTAAAATTTGTTGGATTTATTTTATATTATTATTACTCTTCTATGGAAAATAAATGGATTATTATTACTATTGTTTTTTAAAAATGAATCTTTTTAATATGTTAAATATTTAATATTAACCTATATTTTTATATTACTTATTCATTATAATATAAAAAATTATTAAAATATTAATAATATGTTTAGCACTTTCATGGCTTTGTTTTTTCATAGTTCTGGGTTATATTGTTTTAAATACATTTATTTTTTTTAATTGTCACTACAATAACTTTTTGAAGTGTTTTGGCCTATATTAGTTTGATATAATGAATTTTTTATTATTATTACAATAATACATTATTATTATTTTTTGTAATATACTAATTCTCAATATCTATTTTTCTTTAAAATAATTTTAAAATTTTTTTTTTTTAAAATATGGGTTTGTGGTGTCTTTTGATAAGGTAAAACGACTATTGGGTGATTAAATATTTTAGAAAGATTTATATCTGTAATACTATTTATTCGATATTTATCACAATCGCATTGGTGTTGACAGGTGAGAATATGGAAATGCATATACAAAAAATCGGGATGTTTCGCCCGGATATTAATCCTAAATCTTGTAATTTAGATTTGGATTTAGATTGGAGCATTGATTATACTAATTTAAATTCAAATTGTACTGAGTACATTTTTAGGGTTCAGAATCTGAATAAATTCCCTTTAAACTTTAAAATTGAAGGATTTTTAAGTTATAATGATTCAGAAGAGTTTTCTGAAAGTGTTTCGCCTTTAATTCTGAATAAAGGCCTTAAAATAATCGTAAAAATGATAAACTTGACTAAAGAGTGTTCTTTGGATCACGAAGAATCAGAATATTCATTGAAAATGCCTGATACTCAAAATAAAGATAATTTATCTAAATATAGTGAAATAAATCTCATATAGGTATTAAATAATTAAAAAACTATGTGAAAAGGTGTAAAAATGATGATAAAGCATACAATATGCCCCTCCTGTAGTGTAGGGTGCGGTATAAATTTAATCAATAGAGATGAAGTAGTTATCGGCACTTACCCTTATAAAAAACATCCTGTTAATGAGGGAAAGAACTGTATAAAAGGAAGAGATAGCTTTGAGAAAGTAAACAATCAACAGAGAATAAAAACTCCCATGATTAAAAAAAATAATGCATTCAATGGTGTTGATTGGGAAAAATCATTAAAATTTATTTCAGAAAAACTAAAAACGTATTCGCCCAATGAATTAGGGATCATTGCATCTGGAACAAACACTAATGAAGAAGCAGAGATCATAAACAGTTTCGCAAGTTCTTATGGGGTCACTCAGATTGGTTATTATTCTGGAGAATTCCCGGAATTTGATGAACAAGTTGCTTCTATGGATGAAATAAATAATTCTGATTTTATTTTTATAATAGGCGATGTATTAAAAGACAACCCATTAATTGGTCGAAGAATTATCTTAGCCAAAGAAAAGGGTGCTGAAATAGCTTCGGTAGATACTTTAAATATCAGCACTACCAGTATGAATTCTGATAAATATCTCCAGGTTGATTCAATTTCAGAATTTATGGACAATGGTTTTAAGGAGATAATTGATAATTTAACGGAATCGTCAATAATCATATTCAATAAATTAGATGATAAAAATGATTTTGAAAAGATATTAAGAGTTTCTAAGATGAATAAATCTAAAATATTGCCTGTTTTAAAGGAATGTAATAGTAAAGGAGTCATGGATCATATTACTCCGATGAATACCTCTCAAATAAAAGATTTAATTAGTAAAGTCAAAGTTTTGATGATCATACAGGATGATACAGCTTCATATATTGGAGAATCTGAATTTAAAGGATTGGATTTGTTAATAATCATTGCCACATCTACTAATGAAACAACTAATCTAGCTGATATTATTTTACCCGGAACTTGTTGGGCTGAAAAAGAAGGATCATTCACCAACAGCGCAGGAAATACTCAAAACTTTTCTAAGGTGGTTAATGCACCCGAAAATGCTTTGGAAGATGCATTGATTTTACATAAAATTGCTGAAAATGTGGGAATTGATTTATAGGTGATATAATGAGTTCTAAATATATACTTGCCCGAGCAAAAGATGAAAAAATCCGTGAAAATGGGGCGTGCGGTGGTGCTGTTAGCGGTCTTTTCCAGTACCTGTTAGATGAAAAAGAGATTGATGGAATATTAACCTTGACTAAAGGTGAGGATGTTTACGATGGGATACCTGCACTGATTACAGAATCTTCGGAAATCATTGAAACATGTGGTTCCCTCCATTGCGCTCCTACTATGGTTGGAGATCTAATCTCCAGATTTTTAAGTGATTTAAAAGTTGGTGTTGCTGTAAAACCGTGTGATGCTATGGCCATCAACGAACTTGAAAAGCGAAATCAGATAGATCCCGAGAAAGTTTATCAAATAGGCCTCAACTGCGGGGGTACATTAATGCCCCAGACCGCTAAAAGGATGATTGAACTATTTTATGAAGTGGACCCTGCTGATGTAATCAAAGAAGAAATCGACAAAGGACAATTTATCGTAGAATTAAAAGATGGAACGCATAAGTCAGTTAAAATTGACGATTTGGAAGAAGAGGGATATGGTCGCCGTGAAAACTGTCAAAGATGTGAATTGATGGTTCCACGTAATGCAGATGTAGCTTGTGGTAATTGGGGATCCGAGGATGAATGGACGTTTATTGAAATTAACACACCTAAAGGAGAAAAATTAGTAGAAGATGCAAAAAATAAGGGATATGTCGAAATTAAAACACCCTCTGATAAATTAATTGGCATCCGTGAAAAAGTTGAAGGAATAATGATCAAACTGGCCCAGAAATTCCAGGGTAAACTACTAGATGCTCAATATCCCTCCATTGAAAAATGGGATGAATATTGGGGTCGCTGTATTAAATGTTACGGGTGTCGTGATGTTTGTCCGGTATGCTGGTGCAGGGAATGTGAACTAGAAAAAGAATTTTATCAGGAAGACGGTCAAACACCTCCAGATCCATTGACTTTTCAGGGTGTAAGATTATCTCATATGGCATTTAGCTGCGTAAACTGTGGGCAATGTGAAGATGTATGTCCTATGGAAATTCCGGTTTCCAAAATATATGATAAAATTCAGAAAAAATACCGTGAAAAAACAGGATATGTGGCCGGTGTTAGCGATGAAATGCCCCCATTATATAGTCCTGAAAAGGAATAAATGAGGATACTTTGGATAAATGGAAATTATAATAAGGTGATTATATGTCTGAACCAAAAATATTAGGGTTTTGTTGTAACTGGTGCTCCTATGGAGGGGCAGATACTGCGGGAACTGCCCGAATGCAGTACCCTCCAAGTGTTAGAATTATTCGTGTAATGTGTTCTGGTAGAATTAATGCTTCTATGATTCTTAAGGCTTTTAGAGATGGGGCTGATGGTGTTTTTGTAGGTGGTTGCCATATGGGTGACTGCCACTATGATGCTGGTAACTATAAATGGAGAAGAAGGGCTGATATGATTGGAGATATACTACCTGAGTTTGGAATTGAAAAAGAAAGATTCAGATTTGAATGGATTTCAGCATCAGAAGGTGAAAAGTTCCAGAAAACCATGACTGAATTCTATGATAATGTAAATGAATTGGGTCCAGTTCACAGATCTTTTTCTAAATAACTTTTAATATTTTTTTTATTTTATTATTTTTTTACTTCAATTATTTTAGTATTACTAAGTTAAACTTTAATAGCAATAAGCATTCAATAACTTAGATAAATCTAAACTGATACTTAATATAATTAATAAGTGATTAAGTTTGATTTTTACTAGGATACGTTGTGGATGAATAAAACTATTTTTCGGTGAAAAAATGCATGATATTGTAAAAGAAGCAATAAATGATCTAGATGCTGCTTGGGAGCTATCTAAACTAAAAAAAGATCCTTTAGAGATTATAGATGCTGTTTCAGAACTTGAAAGAAATGATGTTTACAAACTGGGAATGAATTTCAAAACATTCCCTTTGGGTTGTGATTTAACTGAAATTTTGGCAGGTACCTGTGCATCTGATCTTGATAAAATTGATTTAATAGGTAACTGTGTTCTATCAGATAGCATTGGAGCTTCTATTCATGTCTGTGCTTATGCTTTTGCAGATATCGCTGAATCCAATGGGATGAGGCCCATAGATTTAATAAGGGAAGTAAGGGAAGCAACTGATGTTCCCATGGATCTGGATCATTTTGGAAAATTTGGCCCCATGAGGTTTCCTAAAGAGATTATACGGTGCCATGGGCAGTGTTATATGCAAGGACCTCCCTTTGATGGGTGTCCTAGGGATAGGATTCATTCGAGACTTTTGGATAAGGAAAAAGATAGCCTTGCTGATAGGGAAGAATGGGTCAAATTAGCTTCTTCGGTAGCAATCAACCTAACATGTGTACAGGGTGGAGAAAGCCATGCCGCCCCTTTAGATGAAGCTAAAGAAGTTGCAGATTTGGCAAAAAAACATGGTAAGGGGATTGAATCAATAATGTTTGTAGGAGATGGCTATGATGATTTGATTTCAGGATTTAACACGGCTCTGGATATGAATGCTGATGTTTTTGTATTGGAAGGTGGCCCATTTAATCAGGCAGAGGATAGGTTAGATGCATTCGCTCGTGCAGTAGCCATTGCCAGAATTTTAGTGCCCGGTAAAATTGTTGCTACTAATGGTGCATACGAAGATGAATGTCGTGTTGGATTGAGAGCGGGGTTAAATGCAATTATAACTGGCTTTCCTCAAAACCATCATGGTTATATGTGTGGTTACTCTCCAGGTACTGCAAAAAGAGGTAATTTTGGATTACCTCGAGTTATGCAAATCATTAGGGAAGAAATTAATTGTGGTTGTGGTTGTGGTTCTCAGACCAGAGCACCAATAGGAAAAGATGAATTGGAAGCACTTGCAGCATCAGTAAAAGTTGTGGGTCCGGAAAATGTGTATCCTCAAAAGATTGGAGATACTTATTTAGGTGATGCCCACTGGGTTTGCATTGCACAGTCTCCACTTTATTCCA
Protein-coding sequences here:
- a CDS encoding Nif3-like dinuclear metal center hexameric protein — protein: MKTSKLFQSIEKKIPPNIALNEDKIGFFGSKSILEENIEKVLVLMDYLPLKNLEELKKQKILNYNDFDLMVLHHPPPDNIKLEYPVYIIHSNWDIVPGGACDALADTLNITTSGVLDHATGLGRLGNLNNGPVYLEEFMDLVQKKLDLDYLRVVNDENTLINDIALVSGFGLNPYFINLSYGKGVDLYLSGDLTHPGAILAKNLGIKLIDATHHATEIPGLYRLGEVISDSGVEVQIFDSDLPWNTHSR
- a CDS encoding SAM-dependent methyltransferase HcgC family protein, which translates into the protein MKNKKTPKSDQIEPGITSTVKTIFSKTTVEDIINTIADYKKNAVLKYLSANNIQPSHTLIVGTYLTGAKIANDLVKRGHVTVVDIHPQVKSFLDSSVTFKNSIYELNIQQTFDLIVDTTGLGGLSSEEMNHLKAPEVFLAENPTSDGSDEMIKKIDATKNRLEYFNAPFIGQIFTEGLNTKTSGTMSLAVEVMKNSMHEVLHKEGVLYSVSSLDFYERILFQEKDTAKFLKTIQRPAIVVSSLGKIDPDSIIEKNLKKIYSKILVE
- a CDS encoding DUF3236 domain-containing protein, which encodes MNLEKSIKNAYQESVDGTRRGDSFAEVKKIKAYIKNAKRIIVPNWNKAKIDVVNQVLKDFELKKAEHLEFHTNSCDLTRMPALSKAIMALDISSADLVIARGRLGVPGSGSMLVIIDNKGRLLSATISPAHVIHGKSVQDAVRDEITAALERIGFSKE
- the hmdB gene encoding 5,10-methenyltetrahydromethanopterin hydrogenase cofactor biosynthesis protein HmdB, translating into MINEILKKALSGKSLENNEILALFQIDNYVDFIKMLKTAVKIRNKNNRPIKLTSTVHMTNKCQVSPKCKYCGFAAGTSKEGYFHSFFKQDQEILDAVLNIEKSGIPRVSCSGAHGFKGKHAVKAAQIVKENTSLELLVNVGSDLTKSAIEQLAYYETDTICCNLETVNEEIFNDLKPGETLDQRIEICQMVSDEGVELSSGLLIGLGESYQDRINHLNFLKRFETLGEIPIMGFNPYKGTPMENHPKCSLEEQLKTIAITRILFPPIRITVPTPTIGPKNVQFSLMAGADNLATVIPDSYPHEVKGVGSPVFGNLKDVLEVLDEMGLKAQLNEPQNSNHYKNKVPQIY
- the hmd gene encoding 5,10-methenyltetrahydromethanopterin hydrogenase; this encodes MKVAILGAGCYRTHAASGITNFSRACEVAESVGKPEIAMTHSTITMGAELMELCGIKDIVIADPIFDHGITVIDDFAYEDVIEAHKEDPEKVMPDIRAKVNEVAKDLPKPPKGAIHFTDPEDLGFEVTSNDVEAVADADWIMTWLPKGDMQMGIIEKFADSIKEGAILTHACTVPTTMFQKIFDDLSSPEMNVAPKVNVSSYHPGAVPEMKGQVYIAEGFANNDSINKLMELGATARGNAYTLPAELLGPVCDMCSALTAITYAGILGYRDSVMNVLGAPAGFAQMMAKESLEQVTALMNKVGIDKMEESLEPGALLGTADSMNFGATGEILPTILESLEKRTK
- a CDS encoding molybdopterin-dependent oxidoreductase, with amino-acid sequence MMIKHTICPSCSVGCGINLINRDEVVIGTYPYKKHPVNEGKNCIKGRDSFEKVNNQQRIKTPMIKKNNAFNGVDWEKSLKFISEKLKTYSPNELGIIASGTNTNEEAEIINSFASSYGVTQIGYYSGEFPEFDEQVASMDEINNSDFIFIIGDVLKDNPLIGRRIILAKEKGAEIASVDTLNISTTSMNSDKYLQVDSISEFMDNGFKEIIDNLTESSIIIFNKLDDKNDFEKILRVSKMNKSKILPVLKECNSKGVMDHITPMNTSQIKDLISKVKVLMIIQDDTASYIGESEFKGLDLLIIIATSTNETTNLADIILPGTCWAEKEGSFTNSAGNTQNFSKVVNAPENALEDALILHKIAENVGIDL
- a CDS encoding Coenzyme F420 hydrogenase/dehydrogenase, beta subunit C-terminal domain; amino-acid sequence: MSSKYILARAKDEKIRENGACGGAVSGLFQYLLDEKEIDGILTLTKGEDVYDGIPALITESSEIIETCGSLHCAPTMVGDLISRFLSDLKVGVAVKPCDAMAINELEKRNQIDPEKVYQIGLNCGGTLMPQTAKRMIELFYEVDPADVIKEEIDKGQFIVELKDGTHKSVKIDDLEEEGYGRRENCQRCELMVPRNADVACGNWGSEDEWTFIEINTPKGEKLVEDAKNKGYVEIKTPSDKLIGIREKVEGIMIKLAQKFQGKLLDAQYPSIEKWDEYWGRCIKCYGCRDVCPVCWCRECELEKEFYQEDGQTPPDPLTFQGVRLSHMAFSCVNCGQCEDVCPMEIPVSKIYDKIQKKYREKTGYVAGVSDEMPPLYSPEKE
- a CDS encoding hydrogenase iron-sulfur subunit produces the protein MSEPKILGFCCNWCSYGGADTAGTARMQYPPSVRIIRVMCSGRINASMILKAFRDGADGVFVGGCHMGDCHYDAGNYKWRRRADMIGDILPEFGIEKERFRFEWISASEGEKFQKTMTEFYDNVNELGPVHRSFSK
- the hmdC gene encoding 5,10-methenyltetrahydromethanopterin hydrogenase cofactor biosynthesis protein HmdC; its protein translation is MHDIVKEAINDLDAAWELSKLKKDPLEIIDAVSELERNDVYKLGMNFKTFPLGCDLTEILAGTCASDLDKIDLIGNCVLSDSIGASIHVCAYAFADIAESNGMRPIDLIREVREATDVPMDLDHFGKFGPMRFPKEIIRCHGQCYMQGPPFDGCPRDRIHSRLLDKEKDSLADREEWVKLASSVAINLTCVQGGESHAAPLDEAKEVADLAKKHGKGIESIMFVGDGYDDLISGFNTALDMNADVFVLEGGPFNQAEDRLDAFARAVAIARILVPGKIVATNGAYEDECRVGLRAGLNAIITGFPQNHHGYMCGYSPGTAKRGNFGLPRVMQIIREEINCGCGCGSQTRAPIGKDELEALAASVKVVGPENVYPQKIGDTYLGDAHWVCIAQSPLYSKAQITNTVSDIAQMTKDGEIKETVALFGGRFVSWAMAKELDGMVDQIIISDLDPWVEKVTVNNLRSELKTDIIRGNSDDKGSYDLADTSIITSTIPNLARKLSKNLPGAISLVD